The window TGTTATTGTAAAAaagactctcttttcccaagggagagtggtctagcccTGGGActacttaaaagtctggtggggagctccttcccagaaactatTCACCTCCCCGGAGTTGAGAGATTCCTGGGTATCaacaccaaaattgttatgtttgcccaattatcccatcataaaaaaaagctaaacaatattaaaagtagtaacaattttaattgaatagtttagaaaatatataaataagggatattTTGGTTCAAAAAAAAGCGCATAAGCAAACGATAACCGCGGGGTACagagggcagagttctgggacccttgccacctcacgtacgAGCTTGCTAAGTAAAATTACcctttatatgccatgtgtcaataccatctcctcctatttttggttcgtcatatctctatctctgccCTCATTACCTCGCTTATCACGCACGCACCACCACttggtttggtggtcacacaagtctttgggggttgtcactgatgaaggctctgtagtcttcttcgttgtcctttaattcacctttgggttacacatgcgcaccaagccagaacaatgtaagccaagactaacgtatcactgcatctacatatcaagacAATAAATCCCCTTATAGTTAGCATTTTcttgggacccaaccaggttcttggtcatttttagcaactgtatcttcagcttctttcttgTGGTCCTTGAgagcatctgctgggaagggggggtggagcccctcctttccctctcatctttggcattacaacttttaactattaactattttattattctcaaatattaattactgtgtcAATATTGATtattgtttcaatttttatcagcacgaatcatacctatttatcacaattGGAACTCTTCATGTTTTCATGTGTTATAGGGAAacagagtcttttctttataacTTTACAAGAGGATTGCTGCCTTAAGATCAAGGTATCTCCTTATCCCTCCTGTCTGGGATCTAACTGTtcctttactgactttgatgtttTTATGTTGCTTTTTACATGCTTGTATGTAGTtcctttctctcactcgagggaggactgAAGGACTGAACGAGTTAATATCTTGCTGAAGGCTTGCAGATGGTCAGACGGGGCTCGGTGTTTTGGGGAGTTGGGACCAGAGGGGAGGAGTTGATGGGCGAACCTCTGGCCCTGGCCCGGGGCTGTTCCTGGGGCCCGGCTCGGGCCATGGGGCTCAGGCTAAGGCAGAGGCGAGGCTGAGCAAGATGTCAGAGCCACGGCTCAGCTCAGCATCGGCTCtgcggcctgccctgccctgcctgaggCCGACAGGCGAGGCTgggccggggcagccccgggaaGGGGGCGGCTCCATGGCAGGGCCGCCCAGCTGGGATTCCGCTGTACCCTGCACAAGAGAAAGAGCTTTCCCGAGATTCTCCATCTTTAACGTGTGTTTTTCATAGAGGTGTACACAGCTTTCCCAGTCGCTCTACAGATTGAGCATTCAACAGAAACTGATGTCGCTTATGTAAACACCTCCCGTGCAAAACCACAACATAGCCCAATGAGGGGGCCCTGATGAAGGTGGAAGAGAAGAGTCTGACCTTGTTTCCTCTGGCAGCCTGGAGAACTTGCCCACAGTGCACTGCCCTCAGCTGCCAGGctccagctgctgtccctgggccgGGATCTGCAGGAGGTTCCCTGGAATGGTCAAGCCTGAACTTGTGCCCTATATTTCCTGGAGTGGGTCCTTAGGACCCTGCACAAAAAATGTGCTGCTAAACTTTGATTTCTTGTTCAAATCTAGTTTTCCCACTTGTATACCATAATTTGGCACTGGACATTCACCTCGCAGCTTCCAAGGGGATTCATGCAATAATAAATTCAGTGTGAGCTGGCGCACTGGCACACAGCAGAGGGATGATTTGGGATTCCAGCAATGAAATTTCTTCTGAGAATGAATGCTGCTCTCATGGCTTTAATCCTTAGAAAGTTGCAGGTTTCACCTGAGTCATCCTCTACACTCCATTGGGACTCACACAGCAGCCTACAGTGGATTCCAAGATGGTTCCTACCCAGGCTGACATGTGcctcagggaactgggatgctgctgctggaaaCTGCTGGCCCTGGGACCAGAACTGTCACCTCTCTTCCTGCTGACACCGTGTTTGTGTCCCCAGTTATGCAATCTCACATCCCCTCACCAGCCCAATCCTTTGAAGGGCAAACACTTCATGATCCAGTAGCTGATGGGGCTCCAGGAGaggtggagagggactttggacaagggcatggagtgacaggacaagggggaatggcttcccactgacagagggTTGGTTTagcttggatattgggaagaaatccttccctgagggtggcaaggccctggcacaggttgctcagtaAGGCTATGGCCGTCCCTTgatccctgaaagtgtccaaggccaggctggatggagtttgGAGAGACCTggcatagtggaaggtgtccctgctggcaGAGAGACAGTCTGGGATCAGACAGCCACAAAAACAACCCCAAGTGGTCCCAGgactgaggaggagcaggagcagctctggtgaaGGGCTGGCAGGGAGTTCACAGCACCCTGGTCTCTGATAGCTTTCACTGCATCATCAACGGGATTGGCAGAAATTAGGGTGGGCTCCAAGTGCTGATAGCCTGGCTGCAAGCAACTGAGTGCTGTTCTTCCCTTGGGCTCTGTGAGCCTGCATTGGAATGACAAAAATGGGAATTCTTGCCTCAGTTGTTCTTCCTTGGGCCCAGGGAAGATTTTGGCAATGGCTCTGGAGCTCTTCCCAGAATGGGAGCAGTTTCTGAAGAGCAGCCAGATGCttcaccagccctgccagcactgccagcagcattccAGTGCCACCAGCATCCCCTGCATCCCTCTGCTGCTGGAGGAACATTGACACTTCTGACAAGAAAAATAAGGAATGGTAGAGAGAAAATGAATGGAGTATGGGAAATTTGGCAGGGAAGGAGTATTTCTAATGAGAAGGAAACGAGGAGACATTTGCAAATTCTTCAGGTGGACTGTTGACAGAAGCCAATTTCTTTGtggcaaagaaaaaaatattcaagatAAATACCTCAGAGGGAGTGGAGCTGTGACATAGCCAAAGTTGTAAAACAACTTCCACCTGCCCTATGACCCCACCAAGCTTtggggagcagcaccaggacagggcACAGAGAGAGGAGCCAGCAGGACGGGAATGGGGAGCTCCTGGTGACCTGGGCACTTTCTCCTTCATGTCCCTGACCTGGCAGGAGCCGCTTTAGGACATGGATCCCAAAGGAGCAAGAGGGACCAGGAAGCGCCGCTGATCTGCACAGAgccctttgcctgctgctgccccacagggaACAGGTCAGTGGAATGTTTGCCTTCCTCCCTACCCCaccttcctctcctgcagcagctgctctgttcctGACACCCTCTCCTGGTGACTGCAGTGCCATCCCCAGGTCATCCATCCTCTGCCCTGAGCTTTTCTTTCCCATTCCCTGCCAAATAgccactgccctcccacctcaCTCCTCCCCACTGAATCCTTCCCACTGCAGGAAGATGCAGAGGAGCTGCATGGTCCATCCCTGGATTCTCCAAGCACTCACTGCCCATCCACTCTGACCACAGCCAGAGGCCACACCCCATTGTCTGCCCAGCATCCATCCATGGAGGTGACCACCGTGTCCCCATCTCCTGCCTCACCCACTGAAGGGGATgatctgtgtgagacagatgtcaCTGATGTGGCCATACACAGTGTGACCCTGCTCATCTGCCTCTCTGGGCTGGCTATGAATGGGGCTGTCATCGGCCTCCTCAGCCTGAGAAGCAGGAACTCTGACTTCTTTGACCTGGCTGTCATggacttcctcttcctcctctttgcgGTCCCATCTGCCCTCCTCATCCTGGTGGAGGATGTGTCCTGCTCTCATATCTTGCCCCTGCTGTACCTGAATTTCCTTTTCCAGCTGTCAGTGGTGTCCCCCTACTGGGGGCTGTTGTGGTTGATAGGTGGCCGTAATTTGCAGTGTGTGTacaagctctgctggctctgctgccactgggAGCTTCCTGAGCGCCTGTTGTGGGTGCTGGGCACTGTCCAATACTGGGCCTTCTTTGCTGTCTTCACTGTCATTCCCATGGTGACATTCCTGTGTCCatcacagcagcaggagcactgcCGGGCAGTTTTCATCTCCATGTACACCCTCATCCTGCTCCTCTTTGCTGCACCTGTGGCCATTTCTCACACAGTCGATTTCATCAAGTCCAAgcagggctgccagcagcagcaaccAATGAGGCGCGACATCGTGATCGTCATCATTGCGCTCTTCACTCTCCTCCTCAACCTCTTCAATTTCCTGCAGCAGCTCGGTTACATCACTGTGTCCTCACAAGTTGTTTTCGTGCTCACCTGCATCCACAGCAGCATCAAACCCTTCATCTACTTCTTGGCAGGGAGGCACTGGAGGCCCTGCTCCGTGCAGTccctccagctctccctgcagagGGTCTTTGAGGAGCCGAAAGTAAGAACAGCCCGCAGAAATTATCCTGCCATGGACACGGGGGTCTGAACGTGCTGATCACTTCCACTGCTTTCCTCAAGGATCCCACTAGGGCCCAAGGAGGCTGAAGCTTTCCTTGAGCCTCCTGATTAATCAATACCACCGACCGCATGGTGCTGTattcctgcaggaggagggagcaggggcaTTGGCTTGGGTGAtttttgtgggatgctctgcagggAGCACATTGCAGCATggctttcctcctccctcctggatccacatggctctaagcagtgcagctgggctcagtgctgttCCACAGCTCCATTCCCCATGCAATGACCCTCATGGCCTCGGCCCCAGGGAATGAACTCCATCTCCTTTGGCTCAGCAGATGAGTTCCATGGTGTTTCCAGGGAGCTCTTGCCTGCATAGCATGGGACACCTTAATCCCTGGGGACACACCCAGCACGGGGTGGTGGTGAtttcccaaatccctgcagggctggtgcctctggatggcaggAGAGGGGTTGGCATCACAGGGAGCATCCTTCCCCTTctgtccagcagagccagccctgcattcccagctgatgggaagggacaccaggtagggctgcagagctggggagggacagcaATATTCCCTTACCCTCTCAGTGGGGATTTGTCACATTCTTGAATTCCAGAACTGAATCTCTCTGAGTAAAGTGCAGGGTCGATAGTGAACTCCACTGAACTGCTATACCTGTATCAAGAAATACATGGAATATGAAAATTCCCATCACCAGATGCTTGGACCATTGAATTGCACAGAAATTAGGGGGTTATGCTGCTCTTCTGCAGAATGGGGCCATCCATCCTCTGCTTCCCCAGCATCAGTGTCCAGGGAAGCCCTTGAGCACCTCCATCCTGAACCTGGCCAccctcaggaggagctgcacagccactctgcacagcagctccagccacagtCCAGCCTCTCCTGATCTTTGTCATTACTGGAACCACCCCTCAATCAGATGTGTTGAATAAACAACATCCAGGCTTCACTGCAAAGCCTGTGCCTGTTAAACAGTGTCCAAAAtggctcatttccttcttttatccCATTCTAAAGCCTCTGGCTGGTCTGGGAGCAGGACAGGTCCCTGTCTCATACCAGAGCCCTTTCTAAGGCACATGCCTGCAATGCTTGGAATGATGTTGACAGTGCCAAGAGCTCCTGATTCCTTCTGGGAGAGACCTGGGCAGCAGCCACATCTCTTGCTCAGGGGGAAGTTGTCCCTCCTTTTCCCATTGCCTTAAATCCAGGGAAAAGCAATGTGCCACTGCTTCTGGAAAGGGAAGTGAGAGTGAAAGCCTTCTGTGGAGTGAAACTTTGAGACACACATGAGGTTTAACATCTTAGGAACATTTAAAATGCTCATAAGCATTTCTAACTCCTAACCAGTTCTTTATAATTAAGATAACAGAGAGACTTTGACATCTGAAAGgggttttctctctctgtctcccctTTTTCTGCCCAGTGGAGAGTAGGAACTTTCCACAACATTTTTTCCAGGGAATGACATTTCAGCCAAGGGGCTTCTCCCAAGGCAAGTGCAGCAAGATCATGATCCTTAATGTACTTTTCCAAGTTCCCAGCACCTTCCTTGTCTCCACTGTCACCCAGGCCACTCCCTCCCTGAGCTTCCTTTCAAAAGAGCAACAATTTCAAACCAAAAGTTTTcctgggtgtccctgcctatggcagaagGAGAGAGGAAATGAGATGATctctaaggttccttccaacccaaaccattccatgaggaTTCCTCAGGTCATCCAGCAACCACCCCAGACAGGAGTTCCCCTGCTGcaaacagcaccagcctgacagagctcaaggagcatttggacaatgctctcaggcacaggctgggattgctgggatgtcctgtgcagggccaggagctcaaCTCCATGAACCTTGTGGCTACGTTCCAACTCTGGAGATTTTATGGTTCCATTTTATGATGCCTCTCTTTCATGATGATTCCACTTGATGATGACTCCCCTGTGTTATCCATATGCCGTGGCTCTGGCACTCCCTCAAAAGCCCTCTGGAAGGCAACACTACCAGAGGGGGTGAATTccttggcacagctcccagccaggaAGTCAGTCAGAGGGTGGGCACTGCAGTTGGCCGAGGAGCCAgagcacagccccattcccaccatcccacacaggcacagcagcagcagcagcagcagcagcagcagcagcagcagcagcgggacaGGCACTTTGCTCCACTGCCTGCTGTCACACTGGCTCCAGTTGTCGTGGCTCTCCTCATTCCAGCTCCCCTGGGATGCCTTCCCACCGGGCtggctccagcaggcagggctggctccctCCGTGCCAGGGGACAAAGTGCTCATGGTGACacctctgctgcttctcctgcccTCACACAGCTGCAGGGGTGACAAACAGACACACCAGAGCAACGCTGCTGTCCCCAAACGTGGCTTTTCCCATCTTTTCCCACTCACAGCTTCCatgtggagcagcacagggaggggcgAGGGACAGGACAGATGGCAAGGAGGATGTGGGAGCCTGGTCCTGTGTGCCTGGCACAAAAGCCAGGGAGATACCTCCTTCCTCGCTGTGGACAGGACAcagctggagaaggaaaacaAGTGGAGTAGGAGAGGATTGCCCATGGAGATATCAGAGAGCAAATGGCATTGGGATGGATCTGAGCTGGACTCTCAGGTGTCAGTTGATATCACTGAGATGCTGGATTCCTTCTGCAGGACACTCATTTCAATATTCCATCCCTTTTCCCACAGTATTTATAGCTCTTAATCCTCTAGAGACCTCAGTTGTGCCCCCAAAATCAATAACCAGGTTCCACCCAATGAGGGGGCCTGGTGAAGGTGGAAGAGAAGAGTCTGACCTGGTTTCCTCTGGCAGCCTGGAGAACTTGCCCGCAGTgccctgccctcagctgccaggctccagctgctgtccctgggccgGGATCTGCAGGAGGTTCCCTGGAATGGTCCCTTGGGAAAGGGGAGCGCAGCCCGCGGGCTGAGCCCGAGCAGCGTCCGGCGcgggctctgtcccagctcctgccacagcccctgctctccgTGCTGCCTCGTGTTCTCCAGGGCTCTCACAcacaggcagctgcctcagagccTGCCAcgggctcagggctctgctcctcagctgctcttcactcTGCCCGGCAAATGAGCAACGGGAGAGAGCCTCAGCAACCACACCTGTGCCCAGAGCACTTGGGCTCCATCTCAGATGCTTCTATTCCATTTTATAGCAACCCCAATCTCAAAATCTTGTCTTTTCAGCTGCCTGAACTTCCCCCCTCTCATTCCTTGGCTGGATCCTTCTGACCCTGCACTACAAATGTACTGTTAAGCTTTTCTTTCGGATTCAAATCTAGTTTTGCCATGTGTATGTCGCAATTTCAGTGGCACATCGCCTTCACCCCACAGTTTCCAAACAGATTTGTGCAATAATAAATTCTGTGTGTGGGCTGGAGTACTGCCCCAGAGCAGATGGGTTATTTAGGATGTCAGCAATGTCACTTCTTTTCAGAGACAAATCCATGCTGCTCTCTTGGCTTTAATCCTTAGAAAGTTGCATGTTTCATATGAGTCATCCTCTACACTCCTCTGACAGTTAGACAGCAGCATACAGTGAATTACAAGGAATTCCCAGAAAGCTGTGGTGAGATGATTCCCACCCAGGCTAACATGTGCCTCAGGGGTCTGGGATGCTCCTGCTGGAAACTGCTGGCCCTGGGACAGAACTGTCACCTCTCTTCCCTGCTGACACCGTTTTTATGTCCCCAGCTATGGAATCTCACATCCCCTCACCAGCCCAATCCTTTCAAGGGCAAACACTTCATGATCCAGGAGCTGATGGGGCTCCAGGAAAGGTGGAGAGGGTCtttggacaagggcatggagtgacaggacaagggggaatggcttccaacTGACAGAGGGTGGGGTCAGATTGGAtcttgggaagaaatccttccctgtgagggtgctgagggccTGGCACAGTTTTCACTGAGGGATGGGGTCAGGTAAAAACAAACACAAGGGCTCCCAaatctgaggaggaggaggatgatctCTAATGAAGGGCTGGAAAGGGGATTACAGCACCCTGGTCCTTAATTGCTTTCATTGCATCATCAGGGGGATTGGCAGGAATCAGGGTGggctccaagtgctgctgacctgGCTGCAAGCAACTGAGTGCTGTCCTTCCCTTGGGCTGTGTGAGCCTGCACTGTAATGACAGAAATGGGAATTCTCAGCTCAGTTTGTTTTCTTAGGGCCAGGGAACATTTTGGCAATGATCCCGGATCTCTTCCCGGAATGGGAGTTTTTTCTGAGAAGCACCCAGATGACTGCACAGTGCTCTGAGCACTTCCAGCATGGCCAGCATCattccagtgccaccagccccaccagcagctctctgctgctGGAGGGACAAGGACTCCTCAGGGTAGATAAAAGAGGAATGGTAGAAACATGCTGAGAGAGGGGAAGCATTTGGAGAATTTCCCATTTGGAAAAGAGTTTATAATCAGGAGGAAATGAGGAGCCAATCAAAGAAATCTGCATGTCAAGCTACTTCCTCTATGGCAGAAAAAAACAGCCAAGACAAATAACTCAGAGTAAGGGAAATTCTGACGTAAGCAAAGATTAAATTTCCGACTCTCCCGTCGAGCCTTGCGAATCAACGGCAGGACAGAGtacagagaggagccagcaggaTGGGAATGGGGAGCTCCTGGTGACCTGGGCACTTTCTCCTTCATGTCCCTGACCTGCCAGGAGCCGCTTTAGGACATGGATCCCAAAGGAGCAAGAGGGACCAGGAAGCACCACTGATCTGCACAGAgccctttgcctgctgctgccccacagggaACAGGTCAGTGGAATGTTTGCCTTCCTCCCTACCCCaccttcctctcctgcagcagctgctctgttcctGACACCCTCTCCCGGTGACTGCAGTGCCCTCCACAGCTCCTCTCTCTTCTCCTGTGCATCCCATCTGTAACCTAATACTGAAATGGGCCAGAACAAACTTTATAACACAATGCAAAGCATGAGGAAGCAGGAATTCTTGACCTGCACCGTACACAGAGGGATCTCTCCTTGTATTGTGTCTATGGTGAGACTTTACAACAGGGTATTAATCCATTACTACCACATGGAAGCATTGAAAATCTTTCTTATCTAATACATAAACACCATTTTCCTAGAACTCATTTCCATGTCTCCACCTCCTCCTGCAGGTCCTTCTATGATCCTGGAGGTTTATTAAGCAGAGTCTCTCTGGTGGTCATATTAAATTCATTCTGCCATATTTAAGGTGCCCTTGCCATAAACTTTTCCTCTGGCCATGCACTGTTGTTTCTTGTTCCAGAATTTGCCCCAAAACCACTTCAGGCCTCCTGATCTGTTTCTGCTCTGGTTCCTGCCATGTTTGTCATCCTGTGTGCTAGCCTTTACATCCTGTGAGAAAAAACACccactttttttaatttttaaaggttATTGAACCTTAACAGAAACTGCAAAAAAAGACTAAATAAGGagaaccaggcctgggagctTCCCTCATGGCTGCCAAGCACGTGGCTGGCTGATCTTCAAGATGGGTGTTTCACCTTTGATACCCCGGGGGTTGCATCAGCTAaacctggcccctcccaaagtctgtcagtcagcccTTCTTTGTGTTTACTGCAGGAGCCTGCTTTCCTGCAGCGTGACTGGATGGTCAGGTGCTCTCATCCTGCACGTCTTCGCACCCAGCAACAAGCTTTTGTACACCCCTTCTTTCTACCTTTCCTAGATGACTCAGGATCTCTGATGGCAACAGTACAGAGGGAGGAGAAGGGGACTATGGGGAGAACAGGGGACATCTAAACAACAGACTGCAATAACAtacatcaataaagcttctcttaaaATTCACACAGTATTCATTCCTTAACTGTGAGAGGcaatcatctcattatctatCTATAACACATCCTTTAAAATTTTGGCCACTTTGCTTTTGAAGAAATTCAGAAGAACTCAAAATGTTTATTCTTTATGTTATTTATCAACCTCCTGCTAACCAGCCCAACCCTCCCACCTCCGTCTCCCAATCCACAATTTCCACCACCCTCCTCCCCTGCACATCTCACTCTTCCCCACTGAatccttcccactgcagggagctgctgaggtcccacATGGTCCATCCCTGGATTCTCCAAGCACTGACTGCCCATCCACTCTGACCACAGCCAGGGGCCgcatcccactgcctgccc is drawn from Melospiza melodia melodia isolate bMelMel2 chromosome 6, bMelMel2.pri, whole genome shotgun sequence and contains these coding sequences:
- the LOC134419817 gene encoding mas-related G-protein coupled receptor member H-like — translated: MEVTTVSPSPASPTEGDDLCETDVTDVAIHSVTLLICLSGLAMNGAVIGLLSLRSRNSDFFDLAVMDFLFLLFAVPSALLILVEDVSCSHILPLLYLNFLFQLSVVSPYWGLLWLIGGRNLQCVYKLCWLCCHWELPERLLWVLGTVQYWAFFAVFTVIPMVTFLCPSQQQEHCRAVFISMYTLILLLFAAPVAISHTVDFIKSKQGCQQQQPMRRDIVIVIIALFTLLLNLFNFLQQLGYITVSSQVVFVLTCIHSSIKPFIYFLAGRHWRPCSVQSLQLSLQRVFEEPKVRTARRNYPAMDTGV